The Actinomyces sp. oral taxon 414 genome has a segment encoding these proteins:
- the ftsY gene encoding signal recognition particle-docking protein FtsY has protein sequence MEPLYVVLAVIAVLLVVGGLWFALSARRRREPPQIEAPAAPAAEVEAAEEEEEKEQIETPAGPAPPRLERPESIPGRMQRLRARLAGAGGFGRAILAVLSRGDLTEADWEEIEDTLLTSDLGIEVTTSLMDELRTQAKVLDTSDPAAIRAVLRAQLLELVDPTMDRSLTLTRPEPTAGWNAADGVPAAAVLMVGVNGTGKTTTCGKLARVLLAEDRTVLMGAADTFRAAAAEQLTTWGERVGVEVVRSEKEGADPASVAFDAAREAARTGVDVVVVDTAGRLQNKAGLMDELGKIKRVMEKIAPVGEVLLVLDATTGQNGMRQAQVFSQAVGITGIVLTKLDGTAKGGIVVTVQKELGVPVKLVGLGEGADDLAPFDPEGFVDALLS, from the coding sequence ATGGAACCCCTGTACGTCGTTCTAGCAGTCATCGCCGTCCTCCTCGTCGTGGGCGGGCTGTGGTTCGCGCTCTCGGCCCGCCGACGGCGTGAGCCCCCGCAGATCGAGGCCCCGGCCGCGCCCGCCGCCGAGGTGGAGGCGGCCGAGGAAGAGGAGGAGAAGGAGCAGATCGAGACCCCGGCGGGCCCCGCCCCGCCCCGGCTCGAACGGCCCGAGTCCATCCCCGGGCGCATGCAGCGCCTGCGCGCGCGCCTGGCGGGGGCGGGCGGCTTCGGCCGGGCCATTCTGGCCGTCCTGTCCCGCGGGGACCTGACCGAGGCCGACTGGGAGGAGATCGAGGACACCCTGCTCACCTCCGACCTGGGCATCGAGGTCACCACCTCCCTCATGGACGAGCTGCGCACCCAGGCCAAGGTCCTCGACACCTCCGACCCGGCGGCCATCCGCGCCGTCCTGCGCGCCCAGCTGCTGGAGCTGGTGGACCCGACCATGGACCGCTCCCTGACCCTGACCCGCCCCGAGCCCACCGCGGGTTGGAACGCCGCCGACGGCGTCCCCGCCGCCGCCGTCCTCATGGTCGGCGTCAACGGCACCGGCAAGACCACCACCTGCGGCAAGCTCGCCCGCGTGCTCCTGGCCGAGGACCGCACCGTCCTCATGGGCGCCGCCGACACCTTCCGCGCCGCCGCCGCCGAGCAGCTGACCACCTGGGGCGAGCGGGTGGGGGTCGAGGTCGTGCGCTCCGAGAAGGAGGGCGCCGACCCCGCCTCCGTGGCCTTCGACGCCGCCCGCGAAGCGGCCCGCACCGGCGTCGACGTCGTCGTGGTGGACACCGCCGGGCGCCTGCAGAACAAGGCCGGGCTCATGGACGAGCTGGGCAAGATCAAGCGCGTCATGGAGAAGATCGCGCCCGTGGGCGAGGTCCTCCTGGTCCTGGACGCCACCACCGGCCAAAACGGCATGCGCCAGGCGCAGGTCTTCTCCCAGGCCGTGGGCATCACCGGCATTGTGCTCACCAAGCTCGACGGCACCGCCAAGGGCGGCATTGTGGTGACCGTCCAGAAGGAGCTGGGCGTGCCCGTCAAGCTCGTCGGGCTGGGGGAGGGCGCCGACGACCTGGCGCCCTTCGACCCCGAGGGCTTCGTCGACGCCCTGCTGAGCTGA
- a CDS encoding histidine kinase, whose protein sequence is MSARVLSPDEARALRTRWVAAAWGLVWIFATLPVVQEGLAGGARGTLGAVCAVVSCASLYASCSLSLRRVRQGPTRPGRLDPPLIVLGALAAAGAVAGVGEQGLQMLVFLTVALAFALPWRAAVGPIAVLGGILFLIPRTLPSWTASEGAWIALVGAGGVCVFRRYIMEQQRAARILEQHAHELEINEERNRMARDMHDILGHSLTAIALKTELAARLVGAAPDRARRELSEVQSLARSALADVRSTVNGYRELSLAGELARATSILTSAGVRADLPLTVETVDPELRELFAWVVREGTTNVVRHARASRCRVRLTAVSIEVADDGVGLGPPGAADGHGLEGLRRRCQDNDADLAIESPPGGGAVLRVSARRPSPPETPSHGDAR, encoded by the coding sequence GTGTCCGCCCGCGTCCTGTCCCCCGATGAGGCGCGGGCGCTCCGCACCCGCTGGGTGGCCGCCGCCTGGGGCCTGGTGTGGATCTTCGCCACGCTCCCGGTCGTCCAGGAGGGGCTCGCCGGGGGCGCGCGCGGGACGCTGGGGGCGGTATGCGCCGTCGTCTCCTGCGCGAGCCTGTACGCCTCCTGCTCGCTCAGCCTGAGGCGGGTGCGCCAGGGCCCGACCCGGCCCGGTCGCCTGGACCCGCCGCTGATCGTCCTCGGCGCGCTCGCCGCCGCCGGGGCGGTCGCGGGCGTCGGCGAGCAGGGGCTCCAGATGCTGGTCTTCCTGACCGTCGCCCTCGCCTTCGCCCTGCCCTGGCGGGCCGCCGTCGGCCCCATCGCGGTCCTGGGCGGGATCCTGTTCCTCATCCCCAGGACGCTCCCGTCGTGGACCGCGAGCGAGGGGGCCTGGATCGCCCTGGTCGGCGCCGGGGGCGTCTGCGTTTTCAGGCGCTACATCATGGAGCAGCAGCGTGCGGCCCGCATCCTGGAGCAGCACGCCCACGAGCTGGAGATCAACGAGGAGCGCAACCGGATGGCCCGCGACATGCACGACATCCTGGGCCACTCCCTGACGGCCATCGCTCTGAAGACCGAGCTCGCCGCCAGACTCGTCGGGGCCGCCCCCGACCGGGCCAGGCGGGAGCTGAGCGAGGTGCAGTCCCTGGCGCGCTCCGCCCTGGCCGACGTGCGCTCCACCGTCAACGGCTACCGCGAGCTGAGCCTGGCCGGCGAGCTGGCCCGGGCCACGAGCATCCTGACCTCCGCCGGCGTGCGCGCCGACCTGCCGCTGACGGTGGAGACCGTCGACCCCGAGCTGCGCGAGCTCTTCGCCTGGGTGGTGCGCGAGGGCACGACCAACGTCGTGCGCCACGCCCGGGCCTCGCGCTGCCGGGTGAGACTGACCGCCGTCTCCATCGAGGTGGCCGACGACGGCGTCGGGCTCGGTCCGCCGGGCGCCGCCGACGGCCACGGGCTGGAGGGTCTGCGCCGGCGCTGCCAGGACAACGACGCCGACCTCGCCATCGAATCGCCTCCCGGCGGCGGCGCCGTCCTGCGGGTGAGCGCCCGCCGCCCGTCCCCGCCCGAGACCCCGAGCCACGGAGATGCCCGATGA
- a CDS encoding ABC transporter ATP-binding protein, producing MSTAARPAPGRPLHAAPVDAVRLTGLRKSFGDVVAVDGIDLTIRPGEVVALLGPNGAGKTTTIDMILGLSRPTSGEVSAFGMTPRQAVDRGLITAVMQTGGLLPDITVRETVALTASLFSHRIDVDEAMRRAGVADLAPRIVKKCSGGQRQRLRFAMALVSDPALLILDEPTTGMDVEGRRSFWEAIHADAADGRTVVFATHYLEEADDFADRIVLVRHGRVVADGTAAQIRASVSGRTLRAALTGPAEQVRSALAPLAAGARIGNIEILGGTLSLTATDTDAVAALLLGEHLAKDLEITSRGLEDAFIALTSDAPVSA from the coding sequence ATGAGCACAGCAGCCCGCCCCGCCCCGGGGCGCCCGCTCCACGCGGCCCCCGTGGACGCCGTCAGACTGACCGGTCTGCGCAAGTCCTTCGGCGACGTGGTCGCCGTGGACGGCATCGACCTGACTATCCGCCCCGGCGAGGTCGTCGCTCTCCTGGGCCCCAACGGCGCCGGCAAGACCACGACCATCGACATGATCCTGGGACTGAGCCGCCCCACCAGCGGCGAGGTGAGCGCCTTCGGGATGACGCCGCGCCAGGCGGTCGACCGGGGCCTGATCACCGCCGTCATGCAGACCGGCGGGCTCCTGCCCGACATCACCGTGCGCGAGACGGTGGCCCTGACCGCGAGCCTCTTCTCCCACCGCATCGACGTCGACGAGGCCATGCGGCGCGCCGGCGTGGCGGATCTCGCCCCGCGGATCGTCAAGAAGTGCTCGGGCGGGCAGCGCCAGCGCCTGCGCTTCGCCATGGCGCTGGTGAGCGACCCGGCCCTGCTCATCCTCGACGAGCCGACCACCGGCATGGACGTCGAGGGGCGCCGCAGCTTCTGGGAGGCCATCCACGCCGACGCCGCGGACGGGCGCACGGTGGTCTTCGCCACGCACTACCTGGAGGAGGCCGACGACTTCGCCGACCGCATCGTCCTGGTGCGCCACGGTCGGGTGGTCGCCGACGGCACCGCCGCCCAGATCCGCGCCTCCGTGAGCGGGCGGACCCTGCGGGCCGCCCTGACCGGCCCGGCCGAGCAGGTCCGCAGCGCGCTGGCGCCGCTGGCGGCCGGCGCCCGGATCGGCAACATCGAGATCCTGGGCGGCACCCTCAGTCTGACCGCGACCGACACCGACGCCGTCGCCGCGCTCCTGCTGGGCGAGCACCTGGCCAAGGACCTGGAGATCACCAGCCGCGGCCTGGAGGACGCCTTCATCGCCCTGACCAGTGACGCCCCCGTGAGCGCCTGA
- a CDS encoding ABC transporter permease → MSTTNGAVSRAITLPAAGAAAAAARFDPSTRATPPLGGLSPALLSLEIRRRLRNRRSVVFSLVLPVAFFLMFASADYASMPYGNGNVVANIMIGMALYGALMTTTGAGAAVSTERAAGWSRQLRLTPLRPAAYIATKAIVGMLISAGAVGVVYACGPFRHARMPADAWAATALIVWLGSLVFVAFGLFIGYVLPSDNAMQVVGPLMALLAFLGGLFMPLTPGSLMDRIGSLTPMYGLHRLALHPLGGEAFSWWWVVNVLAWLAVFLGGAAWRMGRDTARV, encoded by the coding sequence ATGAGCACCACGAACGGCGCCGTCAGCCGCGCCATCACCCTCCCCGCCGCCGGCGCGGCCGCGGCCGCCGCCCGCTTCGACCCGAGCACCCGCGCGACGCCGCCCCTGGGCGGGCTCAGCCCCGCCCTCCTGTCCCTCGAGATCCGCCGTCGCCTGCGCAACCGGCGATCGGTGGTCTTCTCCCTCGTCCTGCCGGTGGCCTTCTTCCTCATGTTCGCCTCGGCCGACTACGCCTCAATGCCCTACGGCAACGGCAACGTCGTCGCCAACATTATGATCGGCATGGCCCTGTACGGCGCCCTCATGACCACCACCGGCGCCGGGGCGGCCGTGAGCACCGAGCGCGCCGCGGGCTGGAGCCGCCAACTGCGCCTGACCCCGCTCAGGCCCGCGGCCTACATCGCGACCAAGGCGATCGTCGGCATGCTCATCAGCGCGGGCGCGGTCGGAGTCGTCTACGCCTGCGGCCCCTTCCGCCACGCCCGCATGCCCGCGGACGCATGGGCGGCCACGGCGCTCATCGTGTGGCTCGGCTCCCTGGTCTTCGTGGCCTTCGGCCTGTTCATCGGCTACGTCCTCCCCTCGGACAACGCCATGCAGGTCGTCGGCCCGCTCATGGCCCTCCTGGCCTTCCTCGGCGGCCTGTTCATGCCCCTGACACCGGGCTCCCTCATGGACCGCATCGGCAGCCTGACCCCCATGTACGGCCTGCACAGGCTGGCGCTGCACCCCTTGGGCGGCGAGGCCTTCTCCTGGTGGTGGGTCGTCAACGTCCTGGCCTGGCTGGCCGTCTTCCTGGGCGGGGCCGCCTGGAGGATGGGCCGCGACACCGCCCGCGTGTGA
- a CDS encoding response regulator transcription factor, with the protein MIRVMLADDQAMVRGALAALLALEGDIDVVAQVGNGDEVLPVALEHRPDVVLMDVDMPGTDGLTATAALLKRLPSARVLIVTTFGRPGFLRRAIRSGAHGFVVKDAPASDLAESVRRVHAGLRVVDPALAADSLVFGDSPLTARETEVLQAAADGATVAEVARRVHLSEGTTRNHLSQAMAKTGAPTRAAAVHIAAQKGWIIQ; encoded by the coding sequence ATGATCCGCGTCATGCTGGCCGACGACCAGGCGATGGTGCGCGGGGCGCTGGCCGCCCTGCTCGCCCTGGAGGGCGACATCGACGTCGTCGCCCAGGTCGGCAACGGCGATGAGGTGCTTCCCGTCGCGCTGGAGCACCGGCCCGACGTCGTGCTCATGGACGTGGACATGCCGGGCACCGACGGGCTGACCGCCACCGCCGCGCTCCTGAAGCGCCTGCCGAGCGCGCGGGTCCTCATTGTCACCACCTTCGGGCGCCCCGGCTTCCTGCGCCGCGCCATCCGGTCCGGGGCCCACGGCTTCGTCGTCAAGGACGCCCCGGCCTCCGACCTGGCCGAGTCGGTGCGCCGGGTCCACGCGGGACTGCGCGTGGTCGACCCGGCCCTGGCCGCGGACTCGCTCGTCTTCGGGGACTCGCCCCTGACGGCGCGTGAGACCGAGGTGCTCCAGGCCGCCGCCGACGGCGCCACCGTCGCCGAGGTCGCCCGACGGGTCCACCTGTCGGAGGGCACCACGCGCAACCACCTGTCCCAGGCCATGGCCAAGACCGGCGCGCCCACCCGGGCCGCGGCGGTGCACATCGCCGCCCAGAAGGGCTGGATCATCCAATAG